The proteins below come from a single Candidatus Kapaibacterium sp. genomic window:
- the rny gene encoding ribonuclease Y: MTELWILATSLLGLIGGFVVAYLIGSRLAASKLAEAERQARRVLEEAEREAKALKKEKLLELKEEWQRQRQEFEAEVTAKRNKLQALERQLKSREEALQERLELIQRKERHFQTLEQELAQRQQQLEQKLNEAHQLVQEQITRLEQIAGISREQAKQLLMENLLNEARNEAAQYIRQIREEARLTAEREAKSIIVQAIQRTAADHSMETTVTVVQLPNEEMKGRIIGREGRNIRAFEAATGVDLIIDDTPEAVVLSCFDPFRREVARIALERLIADGRIHPARIEEVVEKVRRELEESLPRIGQEAAAELGLHNLHPKLLYYIGKMRFRSSYGQNLLAHSLEVARLAGIMAAELRLDPHLAKRAGLLHDVGKCVENADAPHALVGYELLKRYNEHPVVCNAVGAHHEDIPMESPIAALVQAADAVSGARPGARRETLEEYVRRLEQLESLANSFAGVVKSYAIQAGREIRVIVEPERIDDQSAEELARQLAARIETEMQYPGQVKVTVIREVRKTAVAR, from the coding sequence ATGACGGAACTTTGGATTCTCGCCACCAGTCTCTTGGGACTCATCGGCGGATTTGTCGTCGCGTACTTGATTGGTTCACGGTTGGCGGCATCGAAATTAGCTGAGGCAGAGCGGCAGGCTCGCCGTGTCTTGGAGGAAGCTGAGCGGGAAGCGAAGGCTCTCAAGAAGGAGAAGTTGCTGGAACTCAAGGAGGAGTGGCAGCGCCAACGGCAGGAGTTTGAGGCTGAAGTTACAGCCAAGCGAAACAAGCTCCAAGCCCTCGAGCGGCAGCTGAAGTCTCGTGAAGAGGCACTCCAAGAGCGTCTGGAGCTCATCCAGCGCAAAGAGCGACATTTCCAGACGTTGGAACAGGAGCTAGCGCAGCGGCAGCAGCAGTTGGAGCAGAAGCTCAACGAAGCCCATCAGCTCGTACAGGAGCAGATAACCCGACTGGAGCAGATTGCCGGCATCAGTCGGGAGCAGGCTAAGCAGCTCCTCATGGAGAACCTCCTCAACGAGGCCCGGAATGAAGCCGCTCAGTATATCCGCCAGATCCGCGAGGAAGCCCGCTTGACGGCCGAGCGCGAGGCGAAGAGCATCATCGTCCAGGCTATCCAGCGCACGGCTGCTGACCATAGTATGGAGACGACCGTGACGGTGGTGCAGCTGCCAAACGAGGAGATGAAAGGACGCATCATCGGCCGTGAAGGACGGAATATCCGTGCTTTCGAGGCTGCTACAGGCGTGGATCTTATCATCGACGACACTCCGGAGGCGGTGGTACTGTCCTGCTTCGATCCCTTCCGGCGCGAGGTAGCTCGAATAGCATTGGAGCGACTCATTGCAGATGGACGCATCCATCCTGCCCGGATCGAAGAGGTCGTGGAGAAGGTCCGGCGCGAGCTGGAAGAGAGTCTGCCCCGGATTGGACAAGAAGCCGCTGCTGAGCTAGGGTTGCACAATCTGCATCCGAAGCTGCTCTACTACATCGGTAAGATGCGCTTCCGGTCCAGCTATGGGCAGAACCTGTTGGCTCACTCCCTCGAGGTCGCGCGCCTGGCCGGTATCATGGCTGCCGAACTCCGACTGGATCCGCATCTAGCAAAGCGTGCTGGTTTGCTCCACGACGTCGGTAAGTGCGTGGAGAATGCTGATGCTCCCCACGCCCTGGTAGGCTACGAACTGCTGAAGCGTTACAATGAACATCCTGTCGTCTGTAACGCTGTGGGGGCTCATCACGAGGATATCCCGATGGAGAGCCCAATTGCGGCACTCGTCCAAGCCGCCGATGCCGTCAGCGGTGCCCGTCCGGGTGCACGTCGGGAGACGCTGGAAGAGTACGTCCGCCGCTTGGAGCAGTTGGAGTCGCTTGCAAATAGCTTCGCCGGGGTGGTGAAGAGCTACGCCATCCAAGCAGGCCGTGAGATTCGGGTCATCGTGGAGCCGGAGCGCATCGACGACCAGAGCGCTGAGGAACTTGCCCGGCAACTGGCTGCACGTATCGAGACGGAGATGCAGTACCCCGGACAGGTCAAGGTCACTGTCATTCGTGAGGTCCGAAAGACCGCCGTTGCTCGATGA
- a CDS encoding ATP-binding protein produces MLHNQHEQYIHLLELHCDLLQREIEHLRQRITQDAVIRTGVSPEAIGELLHSTSVPEIFHHSCQLIQTWTGASDVYALRLRPDGALEVYPPEHTEHARALVEEGIVDWAVKHGTSALLPELFGAGSSFLFLIPLERDRLGALVALGVPATLSVDSLPADPSSFGLLVQVLVDNAESAQTVALLQAELRRLRQECRGTEALATSDRITSIVLHEISNPLQALLSHAELIEGSTEEAAEHARCIRKELLRLQTLIGELRSLLQRSAPAPLAPVDVVPILQRTLQFLYPQFQRDRIRIHLEVAAETTTILGNPERLEQAFLNLFLNARNAMPQGGTLLVSLRLEGTTLVIECSNTGVGIPSEALAHVFDPPTQLSPTAQGSDSTLYARLFGNMGEASVLLPRAG; encoded by the coding sequence ATGCTACACAACCAGCATGAGCAGTACATTCACTTGCTGGAACTCCACTGCGATTTGCTCCAGCGGGAGATCGAACACCTCCGACAACGTATCACTCAGGATGCCGTCATCCGTACGGGTGTATCCCCGGAAGCCATTGGCGAGCTTCTCCATTCTACCTCCGTTCCAGAAATTTTCCACCACTCCTGCCAGCTCATCCAGACTTGGACAGGGGCTTCAGACGTATATGCACTCCGCCTCCGCCCAGATGGTGCCCTGGAAGTGTACCCACCTGAGCACACTGAGCATGCTCGTGCGCTCGTAGAAGAGGGCATCGTTGACTGGGCTGTCAAGCATGGGACCTCAGCGCTCTTGCCGGAACTGTTCGGTGCAGGAAGCTCTTTTCTCTTCTTGATCCCCCTCGAACGAGACCGACTCGGAGCTCTCGTCGCTCTCGGAGTCCCCGCCACCCTATCCGTGGACTCCCTTCCTGCAGACCCCTCCTCTTTTGGCCTTCTCGTTCAGGTCCTAGTGGACAATGCCGAAAGCGCGCAGACTGTTGCATTGTTACAAGCCGAACTGCGGCGCCTCCGGCAAGAGTGTCGTGGGACTGAAGCCCTGGCAACATCAGACCGAATCACCAGCATCGTGCTCCATGAAATCAGCAACCCGCTACAAGCTCTCCTCTCGCATGCTGAGCTCATAGAGGGCTCCACAGAAGAGGCTGCTGAACATGCACGCTGTATCCGAAAGGAGCTCCTTCGCTTGCAAACCCTCATCGGCGAACTCCGAAGTCTGCTTCAAAGATCGGCTCCTGCTCCTCTAGCCCCTGTGGACGTAGTCCCAATCCTGCAGCGGACCCTCCAGTTCCTATACCCGCAATTCCAGCGTGACCGCATCCGAATCCACCTGGAAGTTGCTGCTGAAACAACGACCATCCTTGGCAATCCAGAACGGTTGGAACAGGCATTCCTGAACCTCTTCCTCAACGCACGTAATGCCATGCCGCAAGGAGGAACCTTGCTGGTCTCACTCCGGTTGGAGGGTACAACGCTAGTCATCGAGTGCTCTAACACCGGGGTCGGCATTCCCTCAGAGGCGTTGGCCCACGTCTTCGATCCCCCCACACAACTAAGTCCCACAGCTCAGGGCTCGGACTCTACATTGTACGCGAGGTTGTTCGGCAACATGGGGGAAGCATCCGTATTACTTCCCAGAGCGGGCTAG
- a CDS encoding HDOD domain-containing protein, with translation MLKTPFHHLARVEHLPSVPPIVTEALQLLTQADVNAATVAYVIERDQALTARLLRMANSPLYGFPRRITTVRLAISLLGNDAVRELLVAATLYELLHTGPSSPLEPEPFWRYCLYCAAAARCLARYLGYRLAGEAFTAGLLHDIGVLLIATYFPAEFLAIKRHQQSTAIPYIEAEYAVLGTTHAELGSWLAERWQLPTPLTAAIAYHHTEEPPATELPPAPLLPSSPLNGIAQPLTALTALGESLAHSAGLRQWYATESISCPLYIPPSLRDYLLARGLIEASGAPTPPLKEEVERVYQSLSTVMARG, from the coding sequence ATGCTTAAAACTCCGTTTCACCACCTGGCTCGTGTTGAGCACCTCCCTAGTGTTCCACCCATCGTCACGGAGGCTCTGCAGCTCCTAACCCAAGCAGATGTCAACGCTGCTACAGTTGCCTATGTCATCGAACGCGACCAGGCCCTTACGGCGCGTCTCTTGCGGATGGCCAACTCGCCACTCTACGGCTTTCCACGCAGGATTACAACTGTCCGGCTTGCCATCTCGCTACTTGGGAACGATGCCGTCCGCGAGCTCCTAGTGGCTGCAACACTGTATGAGCTCCTCCATACGGGCCCTTCCTCTCCGCTAGAACCGGAGCCATTCTGGCGATACTGTCTCTACTGCGCTGCTGCCGCCCGCTGCCTTGCTCGCTACTTGGGATACCGCCTCGCCGGAGAAGCCTTTACAGCAGGGCTACTCCACGATATCGGAGTGCTGCTCATCGCCACCTACTTTCCAGCAGAGTTCCTTGCAATCAAGCGTCACCAGCAATCCACAGCTATCCCATACATCGAAGCAGAGTACGCCGTATTAGGAACGACTCACGCCGAGCTGGGCTCATGGCTAGCAGAGCGATGGCAGTTGCCGACCCCACTGACAGCCGCAATTGCTTATCACCATACAGAAGAGCCTCCAGCAACAGAGCTCCCTCCTGCTCCGCTCCTCCCCTCCTCCCCACTGAACGGCATCGCCCAGCCATTGACTGCTCTGACAGCCCTCGGAGAATCCCTTGCTCATAGTGCTGGGCTACGCCAGTGGTACGCTACGGAGTCGATTTCCTGCCCTCTCTACATCCCTCCATCCCTCCGCGACTACCTTTTGGCACGTGGCCTGATAGAGGCTTCTGGAGCCCCCACCCCTCCGTTGAAGGAGGAGGTGGAGCGAGTATACCAGTCTCTATCAACAGTGATGGCTCGTGGCTGA
- a CDS encoding class I SAM-dependent rRNA methyltransferase: protein MQEVRLRAGHEQRVRSGHLWVFSNELQELPRLSPGSIVRVLSAKGESFGVGLYNPHSLIAVRLLRTELEDLSVDFFAERITQALALRQRLCPGEEAYRLVHGEADLLPGLVVDRYGDYLAVQTLSVGMDLRLPTIVEALRHVLPEIQGIVEKNHSRLRTYEQLPFRQGVLYGTIPERLPLQEFGVRMELRLLESQKTGAYLDQRYHRALTGRLAYGLRVLDCFTYHGGFALHAGLHGAREVLGVDSSATAVECARRNAELNSLTQVLFCEADVFDFLRQQVADGAQWDMVILDPPAFAKSRRHVPAAKQGYAELQRLALLLLPSGGYLVTSSCSHHVFEAVFLEVVFTEAARLGRQLRLLYRGTQPPDHPILLSMPETQYLKFFIFQVL from the coding sequence ATGCAAGAAGTCCGACTCCGTGCAGGTCACGAGCAGCGCGTCCGGAGCGGACATCTGTGGGTCTTCAGCAACGAGCTCCAGGAACTCCCACGCCTTTCCCCAGGCAGCATTGTGCGCGTCCTCTCGGCAAAAGGTGAGAGCTTCGGCGTTGGGCTCTACAATCCCCATAGTCTCATTGCTGTCCGGCTCCTTCGTACGGAGCTTGAGGACCTCAGCGTAGATTTCTTTGCAGAGCGCATCACCCAGGCTCTCGCCCTCCGACAGCGCCTCTGTCCTGGAGAAGAAGCATACCGGCTCGTCCACGGAGAAGCGGACCTCCTACCTGGACTTGTCGTTGACCGGTACGGTGACTACCTCGCCGTACAAACTCTCTCCGTTGGCATGGACCTCCGACTACCAACGATTGTGGAGGCATTGCGACACGTACTGCCCGAAATTCAAGGAATCGTGGAGAAGAACCATTCCCGGCTACGCACATACGAACAGCTCCCCTTTCGACAAGGGGTCCTGTACGGCACCATACCAGAACGGCTCCCGCTGCAGGAGTTTGGAGTCCGGATGGAGCTCCGACTGCTAGAAAGTCAGAAGACCGGGGCTTACTTAGACCAGCGCTACCACCGGGCATTGACGGGACGGTTGGCATATGGCCTACGAGTCCTTGACTGCTTTACCTACCACGGCGGCTTCGCCCTCCATGCCGGCCTCCATGGAGCCCGAGAGGTTCTCGGGGTAGATAGCTCCGCCACCGCCGTAGAGTGTGCTCGCCGAAACGCCGAACTGAATAGCCTGACACAAGTCCTCTTCTGCGAGGCTGACGTATTTGACTTCCTGCGGCAGCAAGTCGCCGACGGTGCCCAGTGGGACATGGTCATCCTGGACCCACCCGCTTTCGCCAAGAGCCGACGCCATGTGCCCGCTGCCAAACAGGGCTACGCAGAGCTGCAACGGCTAGCCCTCCTGTTGCTGCCAAGCGGCGGTTATCTGGTGACAAGCAGCTGTTCACATCACGTCTTTGAAGCTGTCTTCCTGGAAGTCGTTTTCACAGAAGCTGCACGCTTAGGACGCCAGCTCCGGCTGCTCTACCGAGGCACTCAACCCCCTGACCACCCGATCCTACTTAGCATGCCGGAGACGCAATACCTGAAGTTCTTCATCTTCCAGGTACTGTGA
- a CDS encoding acetyl-CoA C-acyltransferase produces the protein MRDALIVDYVRTPIGKYGGALSSVRPDDMAALVIAELVRRTGVPPEAIDDVIFGCANQAGEDNRNVARMALLLAGLPHTVPGVTVNRLCASGLEAVIQGLRAIRLGEAELIIAGGVESMSRAPYVLAKNVSGKAQYGNLIAYDTALGWRFPNPRMERMFPLESMGETAENLAERYHISREEQDLYALQSHRRAVAAQEACIFAEEIVPVPVERGKGETVLVDRDEGPRPDTSLEKLSALPPVFRTGGTVTAGNSSSLNDGAAALLLASEAALQRYGLRPLARYVSSGAAGVDPRYMGIGPVPATKKALQRAGLSLEDIDLVELNEAFAAQVLACLREMPIDPERLNIYGGAIALGHPLGMSGARLAGTLVRSLHRRNARYGLATLCVGVGQGLALIVERV, from the coding sequence ATGCGTGACGCTTTGATTGTCGACTACGTACGCACCCCCATTGGCAAGTACGGTGGGGCACTCAGCAGCGTGCGCCCCGACGACATGGCGGCTTTGGTGATTGCTGAGCTGGTACGCCGCACAGGAGTCCCGCCAGAGGCAATCGATGATGTCATCTTCGGCTGTGCGAACCAGGCGGGCGAAGACAACCGCAACGTAGCCCGCATGGCACTCCTCCTGGCAGGTCTCCCCCACACGGTGCCGGGTGTGACGGTCAACCGGCTTTGTGCTTCCGGGCTGGAGGCAGTTATCCAAGGCCTGCGCGCAATTCGGCTCGGAGAAGCAGAGCTCATCATTGCCGGGGGAGTGGAGTCCATGTCCCGTGCGCCGTACGTGTTGGCCAAGAACGTCTCGGGCAAAGCCCAGTACGGGAACCTCATTGCCTACGACACTGCCCTCGGTTGGCGCTTCCCCAACCCGCGTATGGAACGGATGTTTCCGCTGGAGTCGATGGGCGAAACGGCAGAGAATCTGGCCGAGCGGTACCACATCAGCCGTGAAGAGCAGGACCTCTACGCCTTGCAGTCCCACCGACGCGCCGTCGCTGCTCAAGAGGCCTGCATCTTCGCGGAAGAGATTGTGCCAGTGCCCGTCGAACGGGGCAAAGGGGAGACGGTCCTCGTCGATCGCGACGAGGGCCCGCGGCCTGACACGTCGTTGGAGAAGCTGTCAGCACTCCCGCCCGTCTTCCGCACTGGTGGGACGGTTACGGCTGGCAACTCTTCTTCTCTCAACGACGGCGCTGCCGCTCTCCTCCTAGCAAGCGAAGCGGCGCTCCAGCGCTATGGCCTCCGCCCTCTGGCTCGCTACGTCAGCTCTGGTGCTGCCGGGGTAGACCCGCGGTACATGGGCATTGGGCCCGTGCCGGCGACGAAGAAAGCTTTGCAGCGTGCTGGGCTCTCGCTGGAGGACATAGACCTGGTGGAGCTCAACGAAGCCTTCGCTGCCCAGGTCCTAGCGTGCCTCCGGGAGATGCCGATAGACCCAGAACGGCTCAACATCTACGGCGGAGCTATCGCGTTGGGGCATCCCCTAGGGATGAGCGGTGCCCGGCTGGCTGGGACGCTGGTACGCTCGCTGCACCGACGGAACGCTCGCTACGGATTGGCGACCCTCTGCGTCGGAGTCGGCCAAGGATTGGCCTTGATCGTTGAACGGGTCTGA
- a CDS encoding cell division protein ZapA — MEHTVRVTIAGREYVLRGEDERKLLQSAREVDGQWQQLQAQVPEQSTTTMAILVALNLAERYHEVRSRHEADLRYTLENVERMIAYADNVLASLGVSPEHPDIAL, encoded by the coding sequence ATGGAACACACCGTTCGCGTCACCATTGCCGGGCGCGAGTATGTCCTCCGTGGGGAGGACGAGCGAAAGCTGCTACAGTCTGCCCGCGAAGTTGACGGGCAGTGGCAGCAACTCCAAGCACAGGTGCCGGAGCAATCAACGACGACAATGGCGATACTCGTGGCGCTCAACTTGGCGGAACGGTACCATGAGGTCCGTTCTCGCCATGAGGCTGACCTCCGCTATACGCTGGAGAATGTCGAACGTATGATTGCTTACGCCGACAACGTTTTGGCGTCCCTTGGAGTCAGCCCGGAGCATCCGGATATCGCTCTTTGA
- the pheT gene encoding phenylalanine--tRNA ligase subunit beta codes for MRVSYRWLQDFCALPWTPAEVADILTNLGLEVEAVEDWRGRYAGFVVGVVEEIAPHPYRDGLWVCRVGIGTEQLQIVAGVAPRQGQRAVVALPGAIVPQTGVRIQPREIAGVESRAMLCSRWELMLGEEAEEVWEPPFDVPPGTPLVQAAPFLEDIIYEVALTPNRGDCASHLGIARELAAYGRLPLQFPEVGALPDLPQAEVDVEIGAQEGCSLYACCVVTEISPQEAPLWMQVRLWRSGIRPHTLPVDVMNYVMLELGQPLHAFDYATIAEYRLRVRWAEPGEHFCGLDGRLYRLTSEDLLIADPQKPLALAGVIGGQESQVTSTTRHVLIESALFRPTVIRRTARRHALETEAAYRFQRGVDPQGVVPALVRAAQLLVELGGGTMTAPLLVGQPPSNSRRVLVRYSRVNQVLGVELQPSHVVELAERLGFRVEAQTGDGCLLRVPLFRADISEEIDIVEEVARLYGYDRIPAAESAYLPLQLQPLPEELCPLAIEQAVVAALVEWGFQQVFTPVLIDPATAQQWDQQPVQLVNALGIEASVLRPSLVPSLVRVLAHNVRVGERTVRIFEVGKSFRRRGGDGQQLSDYEERLQLGLLLSGMAAPLQWGIHQRETDFYDLRGVAEQLLQRLRIADVEWRPWREETPAWILPATALRLYCGGDPVGWIGQLRPRVLKSMEVGQAAFVGVLDLVALQRWVGPPPQYAPVAEYPALRRDLAFVADATLPVTRFIELIRQVAGEWLEEVVLFDVYTSPALGEGKRSVAFALRFRSRERTLREEEITPVLERIISEVEQQLGAQLRR; via the coding sequence ATGCGGGTCTCCTATCGGTGGTTGCAAGACTTCTGTGCGCTGCCGTGGACACCGGCAGAGGTTGCTGATATCTTGACGAACCTAGGCCTGGAAGTGGAGGCTGTGGAAGACTGGCGCGGCCGATACGCTGGGTTTGTGGTCGGGGTGGTGGAAGAGATTGCTCCGCACCCATACCGTGATGGGCTCTGGGTCTGCCGTGTAGGGATTGGAACGGAGCAACTCCAAATCGTTGCCGGTGTGGCTCCTCGTCAGGGGCAACGAGCAGTTGTAGCGTTGCCGGGGGCTATAGTGCCACAGACTGGGGTGAGAATCCAGCCTCGAGAGATTGCTGGCGTTGAGTCTAGGGCGATGCTTTGTAGTCGCTGGGAGCTGATGCTTGGGGAGGAAGCGGAGGAGGTTTGGGAGCCACCATTTGATGTCCCACCAGGGACCCCGTTGGTGCAGGCTGCGCCGTTCTTGGAGGACATCATCTACGAGGTCGCATTGACTCCGAATCGAGGCGACTGTGCGAGCCACCTTGGAATTGCTCGTGAGTTGGCTGCCTACGGTCGGCTGCCCTTGCAATTCCCAGAGGTAGGGGCACTACCAGACTTGCCTCAGGCAGAGGTAGACGTAGAGATAGGGGCACAGGAGGGGTGTTCACTGTACGCGTGTTGCGTGGTGACTGAGATATCGCCACAGGAAGCCCCCCTGTGGATGCAGGTCCGCTTGTGGCGCTCTGGCATTCGCCCGCATACGCTGCCAGTGGACGTGATGAACTACGTCATGTTAGAGCTCGGGCAGCCGCTGCATGCCTTTGACTACGCCACGATTGCCGAGTACCGGCTTCGAGTCCGATGGGCAGAACCCGGGGAGCACTTCTGTGGGCTGGACGGACGGCTGTACAGACTCACTTCTGAGGACCTCCTCATCGCTGACCCTCAGAAGCCTCTGGCACTGGCTGGAGTGATAGGAGGACAGGAGTCGCAGGTGACGAGCACGACGCGGCATGTTCTGATAGAATCGGCTCTATTCCGCCCCACAGTCATCCGACGCACGGCTCGGCGCCATGCTTTAGAGACGGAGGCTGCGTACCGCTTTCAGCGCGGTGTGGACCCGCAGGGTGTTGTGCCAGCACTCGTTCGTGCAGCACAACTGTTGGTAGAGCTTGGTGGCGGGACGATGACGGCGCCACTGCTGGTAGGTCAGCCCCCCAGTAACAGCCGGCGTGTGCTGGTGCGGTATAGCCGTGTCAATCAGGTCCTGGGAGTGGAGCTTCAGCCCTCCCACGTCGTGGAGCTTGCAGAGCGCTTAGGATTCCGCGTAGAGGCTCAGACGGGAGATGGATGCCTGCTTCGTGTACCACTCTTCCGGGCTGATATCTCCGAGGAGATCGACATCGTTGAAGAGGTCGCACGACTGTATGGCTACGACCGTATCCCTGCGGCTGAGAGTGCCTATTTACCGCTCCAGCTACAGCCGCTACCGGAGGAGCTCTGTCCCCTAGCCATAGAGCAGGCAGTGGTGGCTGCACTCGTGGAGTGGGGGTTCCAGCAGGTCTTTACGCCGGTCCTGATCGATCCCGCAACGGCGCAACAGTGGGATCAGCAGCCAGTTCAGTTAGTCAATGCTCTGGGTATTGAGGCCTCAGTGCTGCGTCCGTCGTTGGTCCCTTCGCTCGTTCGGGTGCTGGCACACAACGTGCGAGTAGGAGAGAGGACGGTGCGGATCTTTGAAGTGGGCAAGAGCTTCCGGCGGCGTGGAGGTGACGGGCAGCAGCTCAGTGACTACGAAGAGCGGCTCCAGCTTGGGCTACTCCTGAGCGGCATGGCTGCTCCGTTGCAGTGGGGAATCCACCAGCGCGAGACGGATTTCTACGATCTCCGGGGCGTGGCCGAACAGCTACTGCAGCGTCTTAGAATCGCGGATGTGGAGTGGCGACCCTGGCGGGAGGAGACGCCAGCCTGGATTCTTCCAGCTACGGCACTGCGCCTCTACTGCGGGGGAGATCCGGTAGGATGGATTGGACAACTGCGCCCAAGGGTCTTGAAGAGCATGGAAGTGGGGCAGGCGGCTTTTGTAGGGGTTTTGGACCTTGTGGCACTACAGCGGTGGGTTGGGCCACCTCCGCAGTATGCACCGGTAGCCGAGTATCCTGCCCTACGACGCGACTTAGCCTTCGTAGCCGATGCCACTCTCCCCGTTACACGCTTCATAGAGCTCATCCGGCAGGTGGCCGGGGAGTGGTTGGAAGAAGTGGTGCTCTTCGACGTCTACACCTCTCCAGCTCTTGGAGAGGGGAAGCGGAGCGTTGCATTTGCTCTCCGCTTCCGCTCCCGCGAGAGAACACTGCGAGAAGAGGAGATCACTCCAGTTCTGGAGCGGATCATCTCTGAGGTGGAGCAGCAACTCGGAGCGCAGCTGCGCCGCTGA
- a CDS encoding sigma-70 family RNA polymerase sigma factor: MGTRRQQLSPQELQQVWQRYWEGRSDADRQRLILHYRWLVRYAVHSLRLPEQSLLSEEDLEHTGILGLNEAIERFDPKRGTKFETYALTRIRGAILDELRKLDWLSRTARRKLQAYQQAADLLQQERGGEVSTEDVRQRLGLSPEAYRSYLHAVEAAYASLSLHDSQCSIPTEDEDEPADPAEELPDSTAVPPAEQLCRQQLVNAITAYLERLPERKRLVIVLLRRAHLPRDRGAAPIDGEPCVPNPCEGHRGATALPASTPTCLKLRFTTWLVLSTSLVFHPSSRRLCSS; encoded by the coding sequence ATGGGAACTCGCCGTCAACAGTTGTCCCCCCAGGAGCTCCAGCAGGTGTGGCAGCGTTACTGGGAAGGGCGGTCTGATGCCGATCGCCAGCGACTCATTCTCCACTACCGCTGGCTTGTCCGGTATGCTGTCCACTCCCTGCGGCTGCCGGAGCAGAGCCTCTTGAGCGAAGAAGACCTGGAACACACCGGCATCCTCGGCCTCAACGAAGCCATCGAGCGATTTGACCCCAAGCGTGGAACCAAGTTCGAGACGTACGCCCTAACCAGGATCCGCGGTGCAATCCTAGACGAGCTCCGCAAGTTGGACTGGCTCAGCCGGACTGCACGGCGCAAACTCCAAGCCTATCAGCAGGCTGCTGACCTACTCCAGCAGGAGAGAGGGGGTGAGGTCTCTACTGAGGATGTCCGGCAGCGCTTGGGCCTTTCTCCGGAGGCCTACCGCTCGTACCTCCATGCCGTTGAGGCCGCCTATGCTTCACTCTCGCTGCACGACTCCCAGTGCTCTATCCCCACCGAGGATGAAGACGAACCCGCCGATCCTGCGGAGGAACTCCCCGACTCAACTGCCGTCCCTCCTGCTGAACAACTCTGCCGGCAACAGTTGGTCAATGCTATTACCGCCTACCTAGAGCGCCTCCCAGAGCGTAAGCGACTCGTCATAGTGCTGTTACGAAGGGCTCACCTTCCGAGAGATCGGGGAGCTGCTCCAATTGACGGAGAGCCGTGTGTGCCAAATCCATGCGAAGGTCATCGAGGAGCTACGGCACTACCTGCAAGTACACCAACATGCTTAAAACTCCGTTTCACCACCTGGCTCGTGTTGAGCACCTCCCTAGTGTTCCACCCATCGTCACGGAGGCTCTGCAGCTCCTAA
- a CDS encoding P-loop NTPase, with amino-acid sequence MNDGMPSFPLIVAACSGRTGVGKSTTLLNMAFAARESGFRCLLWDADLRRPNLHSFLGLSPLATAADSYLGHIRIEDVPIPLQSGMWLVPERPASHTETEIRFSIAFLNLLRMLCERLQPHIVLVDTAAGWSESVAAICRTANICCLFMGDDIGSILDAYGLLKAFTAQQSDRLLRSAGFVITNVVEEEDADLIAQKLSTATQHFLGLSLPLFGSVPYDARHREALLLQTPFIVSFPCTPAAQAHRSLVYHLAHHLATESAAVLSHDASTPPA; translated from the coding sequence ATGAACGACGGGATGCCTTCCTTCCCTCTCATTGTTGCTGCCTGTAGCGGGCGTACAGGCGTTGGGAAGAGTACGACACTGCTGAACATGGCATTTGCAGCACGTGAGAGCGGCTTCCGCTGCCTTCTGTGGGATGCCGATTTGCGGCGCCCCAACCTCCATTCCTTTCTCGGGCTCTCTCCCCTTGCCACTGCAGCAGACAGCTACTTAGGCCATATTCGAATTGAAGACGTACCCATCCCTCTCCAATCCGGAATGTGGCTCGTCCCAGAGCGCCCTGCGAGCCATACCGAAACAGAAATCCGTTTCAGCATCGCCTTCCTGAATCTCCTCCGCATGCTCTGCGAACGGCTCCAACCCCACATCGTCCTCGTAGACACGGCTGCTGGCTGGTCAGAGAGCGTTGCTGCCATCTGTCGCACGGCTAACATATGTTGCCTCTTCATGGGGGATGATATCGGCTCTATCCTGGACGCCTATGGACTACTAAAGGCCTTCACAGCACAGCAAAGCGACCGACTCCTACGATCAGCGGGCTTTGTCATCACGAACGTAGTGGAAGAAGAAGACGCCGACTTAATTGCCCAGAAGCTCTCCACCGCCACGCAGCACTTCCTCGGCCTTTCACTCCCCCTCTTCGGCTCTGTCCCCTACGACGCTCGCCATCGGGAAGCCCTCCTTCTGCAGACACCCTTCATTGTTAGCTTCCCCTGTACGCCCGCAGCCCAAGCGCATCGCAGCTTAGTCTACCATCTTGCTCATCATCTTGCTACTGAGTCTGCAGCGGTCCTGAGCCATGACGCCTCGACACCGCCTGCATAG